Proteins encoded in a region of the Podarcis muralis chromosome 2, rPodMur119.hap1.1, whole genome shotgun sequence genome:
- the MAP2K7 gene encoding dual specificity mitogen-activated protein kinase kinase 7 isoform X3 has translation MMSKHFLKTALQLPLANDGSSRSTSLDSSPQHHHTHPSRPRNFLGLPPQPPFHMNKSMESIEIDQKLQEIMKQTGYLTIGGQRYQAEINDLENLGEIGSGTCGQVWKMRFKKTGHIIAVKQMRRSGNKEENKRILMDLDVVLKSHDCPYIVQCFGTFITNTDVFIAMELMGTCAEKLKKRIQGPIPERILGKMTVAIVKALYYLKEKHGVIHRDVKPSNILLDERGQIKLCDFGISGRLVDSKAKTRSAGCAAYMAPERIDPPDPSKPDYDIRADVWSLGISLVELATGQFPYKNCKTDFEVLTKVLQEDPPLLPNNMGFSVDFQSFVKDCLTKDHRKRPKYNKLLEHNFIKRYETLEVDVASWFKDVMAKTESPRTSSILSQHHLPFFTR, from the exons caTTGCAACTTCCCTTAGCCAACGATGGAAGTAGCCGCTCCACCTCTTTGGACAGCTCGCCCCAGCACCATCACACTCATCCGTCACGCCCCCGAAACTTTCTGGGCCTGCCTCCTCAGCCCCCCTTCCACATGAACAAGAGCATGGAGAG TATAGAGATTGATCAGAAACTGCAGGAAATCATGAAGCAAACGGGTTACTTGACCATCGGAGGGCAG AGATACCAAGCAGAAATCAATGACCTAGAAAATCTGGGTGAGATTGGAAGTGGGACGTGTGGACAGGTGTGGAAAATGCGTTTCAAGAAGACTGGACACATCATAGCTGTGAAG CAAATGCGTCGTTCTGGTAACAAAGAGGAGAACAAGAGGATTCTGATGGACCTGGATGTGGTGCTGAAGAGTCATGACTGTCCTTACATTGTTCAGTGCTTTGGAACTTTCATCACAAAT ACTGATGTTTTTATAGCCATGGAGCTAATGGGCACATGTGCAGAGAAGCTGAAAAAACGAATCCAAGGGCCTATCCCTGAGAGGATCTTGGGAAAGATGACTGTGGCG ATTGTCAAAGCACTCTACTACCTGAAAGAGAAGCATGGTGTCATCCATAGAGATGTGAAGCCTTCAAATATCTTGTTGGATGAGAGGGGGCAAATCAAATTGTGTGACTTCGGGATCAGTGGGAGGCTGGTGGACTCGAAAGCCAAAACCCGGAGTGCTGGTTGCGCAGCATATATGGCG CCTGAGAGAATAGATCCCCCTGATCCCTCAAAACCAGATTATGATATACGTGCAGATGTTTGGAGCCTCGGCATCTCTCTG GTTGAGCTGGCTACAGGTCAGTTCCCCTACAAGAACTGTAAAACAGATTTTGAAGTCCTCACCAAGGTGTTGCAGGAAGATCCTCCCCTTCTCCCAAACAACATGGGATTTTCTGTGGATTTCCAGTCCTTTGTGAAAGACTG CCTTACTAAAGATCACAGGAAGAGACCAAAGTACAACAAGCTACTT GAACATAACTTCATCAAGCGTTATGAGACACTGGAAGTGGATGTGGCGTCCTGGTTCAAAGATGTCATGGCTAAGACAGAGTCACCCCGCACGAGTAGCATCCTTAGCCAGCACCACCTGCCATTCTTCACCAGGTAG
- the MAP2K7 gene encoding dual specificity mitogen-activated protein kinase kinase 7 isoform X2 codes for MAASSLEQKLSRLEAKLKQENREARRRIDLNLDISPARTRPTLQLPLANDGSSRSTSLDSSPQHHHTHPSRPRNFLGLPPQPPFHMNKSMESIEIDQKLQEIMKQTGYLTIGGQRYQAEINDLENLGEIGSGTCGQVWKMRFKKTGHIIAVKQMRRSGNKEENKRILMDLDVVLKSHDCPYIVQCFGTFITNTDVFIAMELMGTCAEKLKKRIQGPIPERILGKMTVAIVKALYYLKEKHGVIHRDVKPSNILLDERGQIKLCDFGISGRLVDSKAKTRSAGCAAYMAPERIDPPDPSKPDYDIRADVWSLGISLVELATGQFPYKNCKTDFEVLTKVLQEDPPLLPNNMGFSVDFQSFVKDCLTKDHRKRPKYNKLLEHNFIKRYETLEVDVASWFKDVMAKTESPRTSSILSQHHLPFFTR; via the exons caTTGCAACTTCCCTTAGCCAACGATGGAAGTAGCCGCTCCACCTCTTTGGACAGCTCGCCCCAGCACCATCACACTCATCCGTCACGCCCCCGAAACTTTCTGGGCCTGCCTCCTCAGCCCCCCTTCCACATGAACAAGAGCATGGAGAG TATAGAGATTGATCAGAAACTGCAGGAAATCATGAAGCAAACGGGTTACTTGACCATCGGAGGGCAG AGATACCAAGCAGAAATCAATGACCTAGAAAATCTGGGTGAGATTGGAAGTGGGACGTGTGGACAGGTGTGGAAAATGCGTTTCAAGAAGACTGGACACATCATAGCTGTGAAG CAAATGCGTCGTTCTGGTAACAAAGAGGAGAACAAGAGGATTCTGATGGACCTGGATGTGGTGCTGAAGAGTCATGACTGTCCTTACATTGTTCAGTGCTTTGGAACTTTCATCACAAAT ACTGATGTTTTTATAGCCATGGAGCTAATGGGCACATGTGCAGAGAAGCTGAAAAAACGAATCCAAGGGCCTATCCCTGAGAGGATCTTGGGAAAGATGACTGTGGCG ATTGTCAAAGCACTCTACTACCTGAAAGAGAAGCATGGTGTCATCCATAGAGATGTGAAGCCTTCAAATATCTTGTTGGATGAGAGGGGGCAAATCAAATTGTGTGACTTCGGGATCAGTGGGAGGCTGGTGGACTCGAAAGCCAAAACCCGGAGTGCTGGTTGCGCAGCATATATGGCG CCTGAGAGAATAGATCCCCCTGATCCCTCAAAACCAGATTATGATATACGTGCAGATGTTTGGAGCCTCGGCATCTCTCTG GTTGAGCTGGCTACAGGTCAGTTCCCCTACAAGAACTGTAAAACAGATTTTGAAGTCCTCACCAAGGTGTTGCAGGAAGATCCTCCCCTTCTCCCAAACAACATGGGATTTTCTGTGGATTTCCAGTCCTTTGTGAAAGACTG CCTTACTAAAGATCACAGGAAGAGACCAAAGTACAACAAGCTACTT GAACATAACTTCATCAAGCGTTATGAGACACTGGAAGTGGATGTGGCGTCCTGGTTCAAAGATGTCATGGCTAAGACAGAGTCACCCCGCACGAGTAGCATCCTTAGCCAGCACCACCTGCCATTCTTCACCAGGTAG
- the MAP2K7 gene encoding dual specificity mitogen-activated protein kinase kinase 7 isoform X4 — MNKSMESIEIDQKLQEIMKQTGYLTIGGQRYQAEINDLENLGEIGSGTCGQVWKMRFKKTGHIIAVKQMRRSGNKEENKRILMDLDVVLKSHDCPYIVQCFGTFITNTDVFIAMELMGTCAEKLKKRIQGPIPERILGKMTVAIVKALYYLKEKHGVIHRDVKPSNILLDERGQIKLCDFGISGRLVDSKAKTRSAGCAAYMAPERIDPPDPSKPDYDIRADVWSLGISLVELATGQFPYKNCKTDFEVLTKVLQEDPPLLPNNMGFSVDFQSFVKDCLTKDHRKRPKYNKLLEHNFIKRYETLEVDVASWFKDVMAKTESPRTSSILSQHHLPFFTR; from the exons ATGAACAAGAGCATGGAGAG TATAGAGATTGATCAGAAACTGCAGGAAATCATGAAGCAAACGGGTTACTTGACCATCGGAGGGCAG AGATACCAAGCAGAAATCAATGACCTAGAAAATCTGGGTGAGATTGGAAGTGGGACGTGTGGACAGGTGTGGAAAATGCGTTTCAAGAAGACTGGACACATCATAGCTGTGAAG CAAATGCGTCGTTCTGGTAACAAAGAGGAGAACAAGAGGATTCTGATGGACCTGGATGTGGTGCTGAAGAGTCATGACTGTCCTTACATTGTTCAGTGCTTTGGAACTTTCATCACAAAT ACTGATGTTTTTATAGCCATGGAGCTAATGGGCACATGTGCAGAGAAGCTGAAAAAACGAATCCAAGGGCCTATCCCTGAGAGGATCTTGGGAAAGATGACTGTGGCG ATTGTCAAAGCACTCTACTACCTGAAAGAGAAGCATGGTGTCATCCATAGAGATGTGAAGCCTTCAAATATCTTGTTGGATGAGAGGGGGCAAATCAAATTGTGTGACTTCGGGATCAGTGGGAGGCTGGTGGACTCGAAAGCCAAAACCCGGAGTGCTGGTTGCGCAGCATATATGGCG CCTGAGAGAATAGATCCCCCTGATCCCTCAAAACCAGATTATGATATACGTGCAGATGTTTGGAGCCTCGGCATCTCTCTG GTTGAGCTGGCTACAGGTCAGTTCCCCTACAAGAACTGTAAAACAGATTTTGAAGTCCTCACCAAGGTGTTGCAGGAAGATCCTCCCCTTCTCCCAAACAACATGGGATTTTCTGTGGATTTCCAGTCCTTTGTGAAAGACTG CCTTACTAAAGATCACAGGAAGAGACCAAAGTACAACAAGCTACTT GAACATAACTTCATCAAGCGTTATGAGACACTGGAAGTGGATGTGGCGTCCTGGTTCAAAGATGTCATGGCTAAGACAGAGTCACCCCGCACGAGTAGCATCCTTAGCCAGCACCACCTGCCATTCTTCACCAGGTAG